In Natrinema amylolyticum, the following are encoded in one genomic region:
- the cysK gene encoding cysteine synthase A, whose product MDGTVDSVAEIDAADSVDELIGETPLLRLDAFADNCYGKIESHNPYSVKDRIARGILDAAERDGALEPGGTVVESTSGNTGIGLAAVAAARGYDCVLTMPSSMSTERRQLLRALGADLELTPAEDGMGGANDRAEEIVADHEDAILASQFENEANPAAHRETTGPEIWNATDGAVDAVVAGVGTGGTITGISEYVKGDRGETEFTSVAVEPAESPTLSELSADGHDIQGIGPGFVPDILRTELVDETRAVAAADAKRAARKLGRNEGLLVGISSGAALAAAADYATEHPDELTVVVLPDTGERYLSTDLYDLEDPDDPSS is encoded by the coding sequence ATGGACGGAACTGTCGACTCAGTGGCCGAGATCGATGCCGCCGACTCCGTCGACGAACTGATCGGCGAGACGCCCCTGTTGCGACTGGACGCGTTCGCCGACAACTGCTATGGGAAGATCGAGTCGCACAACCCCTACTCGGTCAAAGACCGGATCGCGCGGGGGATTCTCGACGCCGCCGAGCGAGACGGCGCGCTCGAGCCCGGTGGCACAGTCGTCGAGTCGACCAGCGGCAACACGGGCATCGGACTGGCGGCCGTCGCCGCCGCGCGCGGGTACGACTGCGTGCTGACGATGCCGTCGTCGATGTCGACCGAGCGCCGGCAACTGCTCCGGGCGCTCGGGGCCGACCTGGAGCTCACCCCCGCCGAGGACGGGATGGGCGGTGCCAACGACCGAGCCGAAGAGATCGTCGCGGACCACGAGGACGCGATTCTGGCCAGCCAATTCGAGAACGAGGCCAACCCCGCGGCCCACCGGGAGACGACGGGACCAGAGATCTGGAACGCCACCGACGGCGCGGTCGACGCGGTCGTCGCGGGCGTCGGCACCGGCGGGACGATAACCGGGATCTCGGAGTACGTGAAGGGAGATCGGGGCGAGACCGAGTTCACGTCGGTCGCGGTCGAACCCGCCGAATCACCGACGCTCTCGGAACTCAGTGCCGACGGGCACGACATTCAGGGGATCGGCCCCGGCTTCGTCCCCGATATCCTCCGGACGGAACTCGTCGACGAGACCCGTGCCGTCGCGGCGGCCGACGCCAAACGCGCCGCCCGGAAACTGGGCCGCAACGAGGGGCTGCTGGTCGGTATCTCCTCGGGCGCGGCACTGGCCGCCGCCGCCGACTACGCGACTGAACATCCCGACGAACTGACCGTCGTCGTCCTCCCGGACACTGGCGAGCGCTACCTCTCGACCGATCTCTACGATCTCGAGGACCCCGACGATCCCTCGAGCTGA
- a CDS encoding DUF7577 domain-containing protein: protein MELWGWLIGYVVLFALLHLLLYYLYARRDDGDGEHAPSLADPNRASMRSSPGPDRYPRASEDIGDADRIDDDREPDFDGETVRCPHCGARNEADQTFTYCWNCISGLRQ from the coding sequence ATGGAGCTCTGGGGCTGGCTCATCGGCTACGTCGTGTTGTTCGCCCTGTTACACCTACTACTGTATTACCTATACGCCCGCCGTGACGACGGCGACGGCGAGCATGCACCGTCACTCGCCGATCCCAATCGTGCGAGCATGCGGTCCTCGCCCGGGCCGGACCGCTACCCCCGCGCCTCCGAGGACATCGGTGACGCCGACCGCATCGACGACGACCGCGAACCCGACTTCGACGGGGAGACGGTCCGGTGTCCGCACTGCGGGGCGCGAAACGAGGCCGATCAGACGTTCACGTACTGCTGGAACTGTATTTCCGGATTGCGGCAGTGA
- a CDS encoding HalOD1 output domain-containing protein produces MNGYAPPASQSRSPSLYRATHDPNGPATLSTTVVHALADCMGVDVTDSRLSLYDTVDPDALNELFRPRHDGTPRTGGTLAFVVDGHHVTVRGDGEILIEPPARR; encoded by the coding sequence ATGAACGGATACGCTCCCCCCGCCTCGCAGTCCCGCTCTCCATCCCTGTATCGTGCCACGCACGACCCGAACGGGCCGGCGACGCTCAGTACCACCGTCGTCCACGCGCTGGCCGACTGCATGGGCGTCGACGTGACCGACAGCCGCCTCTCGCTGTACGATACCGTCGATCCGGACGCCTTGAACGAACTCTTCCGACCGCGCCACGACGGCACGCCGCGAACCGGCGGGACGCTCGCCTTCGTCGTCGACGGTCACCACGTCACGGTCAGGGGCGACGGCGAAATCCTGATCGAACCGCCTGCACGGCGCTGA
- the thsB gene encoding thermosome subunit beta — protein MQQGQPMIVMSEDSQRVKDKDAQDYNISAARAVAEAVQSTLGPKGMDKMLVDSMGSVTITNDGVTILKEMDIDNPTAEMIIEVAETQEDEAGDGTTTAVAIAGELLKNAEDLLEQDIHPTAIIKGFHLASEQAREEIDDIATDIDTSDEDLLRKTAETSMTGKGTEVNKEHLAQLIVEAIRQVTVEDENGDNVVDLEFLNIETQTGRSAGESDLLEGGIIDKDPVHDNMPRSAEDADILLLNEAIEVEETDVDTEVSVTDPDQLQKFLDREEKQLREKVDAIADLGADVVFCQKGIDDLAQHYLAKEGILAVRRAKKSDLEFLQEVVGASIVSDLEGATADDLGFGDVTRDEEDELFYVEGEDAHGVTLLLRGSTDHVVDELERGVNDALDVVAQTVSDGRVLAGGGAIEVELASRLRDFADSVSGREQLAVEAFADSLELVPRVLAGNAGLDSIDTLVDLRAAHDDGQITAGLNVFSGDVEDTFEAGVVEPAHAKEQAVTSAAEAANLVLKIDDIISAGDLSTDKGDDEAGGPGGAPGGMGGMGGGMGGMM, from the coding sequence ATGCAGCAGGGGCAGCCGATGATCGTAATGAGCGAGGACTCCCAGCGCGTCAAGGACAAGGACGCGCAGGATTACAACATCAGCGCCGCCCGTGCGGTCGCTGAAGCCGTCCAGTCGACGCTCGGTCCGAAGGGCATGGACAAGATGCTCGTCGACTCCATGGGATCGGTGACGATCACCAACGACGGCGTCACCATCCTCAAGGAGATGGACATCGACAACCCGACGGCCGAGATGATCATCGAGGTCGCCGAGACCCAGGAAGACGAAGCTGGCGACGGCACCACGACGGCCGTCGCGATCGCGGGCGAACTCCTCAAGAACGCCGAGGACCTCCTCGAGCAGGACATCCACCCGACGGCGATTATCAAGGGCTTCCACCTCGCGAGCGAGCAGGCCCGCGAGGAGATCGACGACATCGCGACCGATATCGACACGAGCGACGAGGATCTGCTCCGGAAGACCGCCGAGACTTCGATGACCGGCAAGGGCACCGAGGTCAACAAGGAGCACCTCGCCCAGCTGATCGTCGAGGCCATCCGCCAGGTCACCGTCGAGGACGAGAACGGCGACAACGTCGTCGACCTCGAGTTCCTCAACATCGAGACCCAGACCGGCCGCAGCGCCGGCGAGTCCGACCTCCTCGAGGGCGGCATCATCGACAAGGACCCCGTCCACGACAACATGCCCCGCTCGGCGGAAGACGCCGACATTCTGCTGCTGAACGAGGCCATCGAGGTCGAGGAGACCGACGTCGACACCGAAGTCTCCGTCACCGACCCCGATCAGCTCCAGAAGTTCCTCGACCGCGAGGAGAAACAGCTCCGCGAGAAGGTCGACGCAATCGCCGACCTCGGTGCTGACGTCGTCTTCTGCCAGAAGGGCATCGACGACCTCGCCCAGCACTACCTCGCCAAAGAGGGCATCCTCGCCGTCCGCCGCGCCAAGAAGTCCGACCTCGAGTTCCTCCAAGAGGTCGTCGGCGCGTCGATCGTCTCTGACCTCGAGGGCGCGACCGCCGACGACCTCGGCTTCGGTGACGTCACCCGCGACGAGGAAGACGAGCTGTTCTACGTCGAGGGCGAGGACGCCCACGGCGTCACCCTCCTCCTTCGCGGTTCGACCGACCACGTCGTCGACGAACTCGAGCGCGGCGTCAACGACGCGCTCGACGTCGTCGCACAGACCGTCTCCGACGGCCGCGTCCTCGCGGGCGGCGGTGCGATCGAGGTCGAACTCGCATCCCGACTCCGCGACTTCGCCGACTCCGTCTCCGGCCGCGAGCAGCTGGCCGTCGAGGCGTTCGCCGACTCGCTCGAGCTCGTCCCGCGCGTCCTCGCTGGGAACGCGGGTCTCGACTCGATCGACACGCTGGTCGACCTGCGTGCGGCCCACGACGACGGCCAGATCACGGCCGGTCTGAACGTCTTCTCGGGCGACGTCGAGGACACGTTCGAGGCCGGCGTCGTCGAACCGGCCCACGCCAAGGAACAGGCCGTCACCTCCGCCGCCGAAGCGGCCAACCTCGTGCTCAAAATCGACGACATCATCTCCGCCGGCGATCTGTCGACCGACAAGGGCGACGACGAGGCCGGCGGTCCCGGCGGTGCGCCCGGCGGCATGGGCGGCATGGGCGGCGGCATGGGCGGCATGATGTGA
- a CDS encoding ABC transporter ATP-binding protein, with the protein MSSHEDETPFDAYREDVDRPLSRLFREYAPGRLGWFSAGMVANFVARMASLVPPLLLGVAIDAIFVGESAFELPIVPNAWLPTEQLAQFRFTIVTIAASFLVVALFTWIYGVTANLFAHGVMHAVRVDSFEKMQRLDMTFFDDKETGEVMAVLNNDTQNLEMFLDNALMNSARLLVMVGGIAGVLFYLNWQLAIVTLVAIPAMVGFTIWFMRVVEPRYVRQRSAVGWLNTRLENSLSGVALTKTTNSEAYEIDRVRQASRRLYEDTMAVLRLSYFYRPGMELLAGLAFAGTFFVGGLWLTTGTAPGPLTGSLSVGDFVVFLFMTQRIVAPLAEVSNIVDQYENAKASSERVFGLMDIPVHIADADAPAAIDPVEGRVEYEDVTFSYDDSATRNADAGETAFEEPVLEDVSFEAAPGETVAFVGPTGAGKSTLLKLLLRLYDVRDGSIRIDGHDVRNVALADLRSAVGYVSQDTFLFDGTITDNIRYGHFEASEEAVREAATAARAHEFIATLPDGYETRVGEEGVKLSGGQRQRIALARAVLTDPAVLILDEATSAVDTKTELQIQRSIDRLTEDRTTLVIAHRLSTIRDADTILVLEDGRIVERGSHEELLEASGQYATLWTAQAGDREAAADALVDGTE; encoded by the coding sequence GTGAGTTCTCACGAGGACGAGACGCCGTTCGACGCCTACCGGGAGGACGTCGATCGGCCGCTCTCGAGGCTGTTTCGCGAGTACGCGCCCGGTCGACTGGGCTGGTTTTCGGCGGGGATGGTCGCCAACTTCGTCGCGCGGATGGCGAGCCTCGTCCCGCCGCTGTTGCTCGGCGTCGCGATCGACGCGATCTTCGTCGGTGAGAGCGCGTTCGAACTGCCGATCGTGCCGAACGCGTGGCTGCCGACCGAGCAGCTGGCGCAGTTCCGATTTACGATCGTCACCATCGCCGCCTCGTTTCTCGTCGTCGCGCTCTTCACGTGGATCTACGGCGTCACCGCCAACCTGTTCGCCCACGGCGTGATGCACGCCGTGCGCGTCGACTCCTTCGAGAAGATGCAGCGGCTGGACATGACCTTCTTCGACGACAAGGAGACCGGCGAGGTCATGGCCGTCCTCAACAACGATACCCAGAACCTCGAGATGTTCCTCGACAACGCCCTGATGAACTCCGCGCGGCTGCTGGTGATGGTCGGCGGGATCGCCGGGGTGCTGTTCTACCTCAACTGGCAGCTCGCGATCGTCACCCTCGTCGCGATCCCGGCGATGGTCGGCTTTACGATCTGGTTCATGCGCGTCGTCGAACCGCGGTACGTCCGCCAGCGCTCCGCCGTGGGCTGGCTCAATACCCGCCTCGAGAACAGCCTCTCCGGCGTCGCCCTGACGAAGACGACCAACAGCGAGGCGTACGAGATCGACCGCGTCCGTCAGGCCTCGCGCCGGCTCTACGAGGACACGATGGCCGTCCTTCGACTCTCCTACTTCTACCGGCCGGGAATGGAGTTGCTCGCCGGACTGGCCTTCGCGGGCACCTTCTTCGTCGGCGGCCTCTGGCTGACGACCGGCACTGCGCCCGGCCCGTTGACGGGCTCGCTCTCAGTCGGTGACTTCGTCGTCTTCCTCTTCATGACCCAGCGGATCGTCGCCCCGCTGGCCGAGGTCTCGAACATCGTCGACCAGTACGAGAACGCCAAGGCCTCGAGCGAGCGCGTGTTCGGACTGATGGACATTCCCGTCCACATTGCGGATGCGGACGCCCCCGCGGCCATCGATCCCGTCGAGGGACGGGTCGAGTACGAGGACGTCACGTTCAGCTACGACGATAGCGCGACGCGGAACGCGGACGCCGGCGAGACGGCGTTCGAGGAGCCGGTCCTCGAGGACGTCTCCTTCGAGGCCGCGCCGGGAGAGACGGTCGCCTTCGTCGGCCCGACGGGAGCCGGAAAGTCCACGCTGCTCAAACTCCTGCTTCGACTGTACGACGTCCGGGACGGATCGATCCGGATCGACGGTCACGACGTCCGCAACGTGGCGCTCGCAGATCTCCGGTCGGCGGTCGGCTACGTGAGTCAGGACACGTTCCTCTTCGACGGCACCATCACCGACAATATCCGGTACGGACACTTCGAGGCATCCGAGGAGGCGGTTCGGGAGGCCGCGACGGCGGCTCGAGCCCACGAGTTTATCGCGACGCTGCCGGACGGCTACGAGACCCGCGTCGGCGAAGAGGGGGTCAAGCTCTCGGGCGGCCAGCGCCAGCGGATCGCGCTCGCTCGAGCGGTCCTCACCGATCCCGCGGTGTTGATTCTCGACGAGGCGACCAGCGCCGTCGACACGAAGACCGAACTGCAGATCCAGCGCTCGATCGACCGGCTCACCGAGGACCGCACGACGCTCGTGATCGCACACCGCCTCTCGACGATTCGAGACGCAGACACCATCCTCGTCCTCGAAGACGGTCGGATAGTCGAGCGGGGAAGCCACGAGGAGTTGCTCGAGGCGAGCGGACAGTACGCGACGCTGTGGACCGCCCAGGCGGGCGACCGGGAGGCGGCAGCCGACGCGCTGGTGGACGGAACCGAGTGA
- the lrp gene encoding HTH-type transcriptional regulator Lrp has product MTYENLDAKLVNALLGDGRASLRSLAEDLDVSVTTVSNHLSNLEDEGVIEGYTPTVDYDAVGYDVTAVIQLQVEGNALPDVTDTLREHRQMTSVYEVTGDYDVIAIGKFEDTDGMNDQIKQLLTDPDIKASNTSVVLNAVSENEQFELEVTDN; this is encoded by the coding sequence ATGACGTACGAAAATCTCGATGCAAAACTAGTGAATGCACTTCTCGGCGACGGCCGAGCGAGCCTGCGGAGCCTCGCCGAGGACCTCGACGTCTCCGTCACGACCGTCTCGAACCACCTCTCCAATCTCGAGGACGAGGGCGTGATCGAGGGCTACACGCCGACGGTCGATTACGATGCGGTCGGCTACGACGTGACCGCCGTGATCCAGCTACAGGTCGAGGGGAACGCCCTGCCCGACGTCACCGATACGCTTCGCGAGCACCGCCAGATGACCAGCGTCTACGAGGTTACCGGCGACTACGACGTCATCGCCATCGGCAAGTTCGAGGACACCGACGGGATGAACGACCAGATCAAACAGCTGCTGACCGACCCCGATATCAAGGCCTCGAACACCAGCGTCGTTCTCAACGCCGTCAGCGAGAACGAGCAGTTCGAACTCGAGGTCACCGATAACTGA
- the glnA gene encoding type I glutamate--ammonia ligase, whose product MTSGNLTDTEQAVLDEIEEQDVDFLRLQFTDILGTVKNVSVPARQAEKAFTEGIYFDGSSIEGFVRIQESDMRLKPDPDTFAILPWRQKEESVSARMICDVYNTSTGEPFEGDPRRVLKNALERANEMGYTVNAAPEPEFFLFEEDEDGRATTKTNDAGGYFDLAPKDLASDVRRDIIYGLESMGFEVEASHHEVAEGQHEINFTYDDALTTADNVGTFRTVVRAIAAEHDYHATFMPKPIPRINGSGMHTHLSLFTEDGENAFHDEDDEFNLSDEAHAFTAGILEHAPAITAIANPTVNSYKRLVPGYEAPVYVAWSDRNRSALIRKPAARTPAASRVELRSPDPSCNPYLALAVMIHAGLDGIEQDLECPDPVRENIYDFDEDKREEYGIDTLPTNLGEAVDALEEDEAIFNALGDHVGPKFVEAKRQEFEDYLVDVSDWELDRYLETF is encoded by the coding sequence ATGACAAGCGGCAACCTTACTGACACCGAACAGGCGGTATTAGACGAGATCGAGGAGCAAGACGTCGACTTCCTCCGACTGCAGTTTACCGACATTCTGGGAACAGTCAAGAACGTCTCCGTGCCGGCTCGACAGGCCGAAAAGGCATTTACTGAGGGCATCTACTTCGACGGTTCTTCTATCGAAGGCTTCGTTCGCATTCAGGAATCGGACATGCGGCTCAAGCCCGATCCGGATACCTTCGCCATTCTCCCGTGGCGCCAGAAGGAGGAGAGCGTCTCCGCCCGCATGATCTGTGACGTCTACAATACCTCGACGGGCGAACCCTTCGAAGGCGATCCGCGCCGCGTTCTCAAGAACGCCCTCGAGCGCGCCAACGAGATGGGCTACACGGTCAACGCTGCACCCGAGCCGGAATTCTTCCTCTTCGAAGAGGACGAGGACGGCCGCGCGACGACCAAGACCAACGACGCCGGCGGCTACTTCGACCTCGCGCCGAAAGACCTCGCGAGCGATGTCCGCCGCGACATCATCTACGGTCTCGAGAGCATGGGCTTCGAGGTCGAGGCCAGCCACCACGAGGTTGCCGAAGGGCAACACGAGATCAACTTCACCTACGACGACGCCCTGACGACGGCCGACAACGTCGGCACCTTCCGCACCGTCGTCCGCGCGATCGCCGCCGAACACGATTACCACGCGACGTTCATGCCCAAGCCGATCCCGCGCATCAACGGCTCGGGGATGCACACGCACCTCTCGCTGTTCACCGAGGACGGCGAGAACGCCTTCCACGACGAGGACGACGAGTTCAACCTGAGCGACGAGGCCCACGCCTTTACGGCCGGGATCCTCGAGCACGCGCCGGCGATCACGGCGATCGCGAATCCGACAGTCAACAGCTACAAGCGCCTGGTGCCCGGCTACGAGGCACCGGTCTACGTCGCCTGGTCTGACCGCAACCGCTCGGCGCTGATCCGCAAGCCCGCGGCGCGAACGCCCGCGGCCTCGCGCGTCGAACTGCGCTCGCCGGACCCGTCCTGTAACCCCTACCTCGCGCTCGCCGTCATGATCCACGCCGGTCTCGACGGCATCGAGCAGGACCTCGAGTGTCCGGACCCGGTTCGAGAGAACATCTACGACTTCGACGAGGACAAACGCGAGGAGTACGGCATCGACACGCTGCCGACGAACCTCGGCGAAGCCGTCGACGCCCTCGAGGAAGACGAAGCGATCTTCAACGCGCTGGGCGACCACGTCGGGCCGAAGTTCGTCGAGGCCAAGCGCCAGGAGTTCGAGGACTACCTCGTCGACGTCTCCGACTGGGAACTCGACCGTTACCTCGAAACGTTCTGA
- a CDS encoding metallophosphoesterase family protein translates to MLVLGDAHASDPDRCATLLELYRTLQPDRVLQLGDLERYDLPVPTWFIGGNNEDFDVIEALRAGDDPEETNNVHLLASTAATVDGLRVAGLSGNFAPTKYDLSRGELSGDRRRHFTHEDIDRAAELEDVDVFLTHEAPNGLLSYGYDPGCEYIDDLLEAISPDLCLVGHHHRHREAEIAGTRVVSLAPAWERHYTLEPDTLELESHGHDLSGDD, encoded by the coding sequence ATGCTCGTCCTCGGCGACGCCCACGCGTCCGACCCCGACCGGTGTGCGACCCTGCTCGAACTCTATCGAACCCTTCAGCCCGATCGGGTGCTCCAGCTCGGCGACCTCGAGCGGTACGACCTGCCGGTACCGACGTGGTTCATCGGGGGCAACAACGAGGACTTCGACGTGATCGAGGCGCTGCGGGCGGGCGACGATCCCGAAGAAACGAACAACGTCCATCTCCTCGCGAGCACGGCGGCGACGGTCGATGGGCTCCGCGTGGCCGGTCTCTCTGGTAACTTCGCTCCGACGAAGTACGATCTGTCTCGGGGCGAACTTTCGGGTGACCGACGACGCCACTTCACTCACGAGGACATCGACCGAGCCGCCGAACTCGAGGACGTCGACGTCTTTCTCACCCACGAAGCGCCGAATGGCCTGCTGTCCTACGGCTACGATCCCGGCTGCGAGTATATCGACGACCTGCTCGAGGCGATCTCGCCCGACCTCTGTCTGGTCGGGCACCATCATCGTCACCGCGAGGCCGAGATCGCTGGTACCCGCGTCGTCAGTCTCGCCCCCGCGTGGGAGCGACACTACACGCTCGAGCCGGACACACTCGAACTGGAGAGTCACGGGCACGACCTGTCGGGAGACGACTGA
- a CDS encoding helix-hairpin-helix domain-containing protein → MTQSDSPIRAMFDVQRTAVKQSQQLFKQGVATQRNVDTMALTGLKGQESLQRQQLELAQAATHGYLSATAAMLPSDDDPEAHRTIDETFEQLKTTHAEVYEALERELERGVDSANELSGEFVDALDEQTDQLLEMTESIEDQTIENVDELSGQLREQLDQTQELQDRLEDQLERQTGDVEELLERQAEQVEQFQQQLEEQAEAVTQEIPVQGTDEPHTKIETDPEHTLESVEGIDADTRDQLSEAGIATIDDLTRAGPEAVAEAADISEDQAEDWIEQAEA, encoded by the coding sequence ATGACCCAGTCAGACTCCCCCATTCGAGCGATGTTCGACGTCCAGCGAACCGCAGTCAAACAGAGCCAGCAGCTGTTCAAGCAGGGAGTGGCCACCCAACGTAATGTCGACACGATGGCCCTGACCGGGCTCAAAGGTCAGGAGTCCCTCCAGCGCCAGCAACTCGAGCTCGCGCAGGCGGCGACGCACGGCTACCTCAGCGCGACGGCGGCGATGCTCCCGAGCGACGACGACCCCGAGGCCCACCGGACCATCGACGAGACCTTCGAGCAGCTGAAAACGACTCACGCGGAGGTTTACGAGGCGCTCGAGCGCGAACTCGAGCGCGGTGTCGACTCCGCCAACGAGCTCTCCGGAGAGTTCGTCGACGCGCTCGACGAGCAGACCGACCAGCTCCTCGAGATGACGGAATCCATCGAGGACCAGACGATCGAGAACGTCGACGAACTCTCGGGGCAGCTCCGCGAGCAACTCGACCAGACCCAGGAGCTGCAGGATCGGCTCGAGGACCAGCTCGAGCGCCAGACCGGTGACGTCGAGGAACTCCTCGAACGGCAGGCCGAACAGGTCGAGCAGTTCCAGCAGCAACTCGAGGAGCAGGCCGAGGCGGTCACCCAGGAGATCCCGGTACAGGGAACCGACGAGCCGCACACGAAGATCGAAACCGATCCGGAGCACACCCTCGAATCGGTCGAGGGAATCGACGCCGACACCCGCGACCAGCTCTCGGAGGCCGGCATCGCGACGATCGACGACCTCACGCGCGCCGGTCCCGAGGCCGTCGCCGAGGCCGCCGATATCTCGGAGGACCAGGCCGAGGACTGGATCGAGCAGGCCGAAGCCTAA
- a CDS encoding gamma carbonic anhydrase family protein, with protein MDDSRRYEFEGDRPTIDDAARVSREATLVGDVEIGADASVWPGVVCRGDIGPVRIGRETHVGDNATIHASRLADEVMVGHGAVLNETTVEERALVGFNATINTDVTIGSGSIVAAGTVVPDEYAIPPESFVRGVPAEITPLEETGIDAGEILDEFAAGEYTNLAQRHEELFE; from the coding sequence ATGGACGACAGCAGACGCTACGAGTTCGAGGGGGATCGACCGACGATCGACGACGCGGCGCGGGTGAGCCGAGAGGCGACTCTCGTCGGCGACGTCGAGATCGGCGCTGACGCGAGCGTCTGGCCCGGCGTCGTCTGCCGCGGCGACATCGGTCCCGTCCGCATCGGTCGAGAGACGCACGTCGGGGACAACGCCACGATTCACGCGTCGCGACTCGCCGACGAAGTGATGGTCGGCCACGGGGCCGTCCTCAACGAGACGACCGTCGAGGAGCGGGCGCTGGTCGGATTCAACGCGACGATCAACACCGACGTGACGATCGGGAGCGGGAGCATCGTCGCCGCCGGGACCGTCGTCCCCGACGAGTACGCCATCCCGCCGGAGTCGTTCGTCCGCGGCGTTCCCGCCGAGATCACGCCCCTCGAGGAGACGGGGATCGACGCGGGGGAAATCCTCGACGAGTTCGCCGCGGGCGAGTACACGAACCTGGCACAGCGCCACGAGGAGTTGTTCGAGTGA
- the pdhA gene encoding pyruvate dehydrogenase (acetyl-transferring) E1 component subunit alpha, translated as MSGDVLERELFDRAPDDRIRVLDADGTVVAPELEPALEAETLRSMYRDMRFSRRFDERMISLQRQGRLGTYSSLAGQEGSQIGSTYALADDDVLSFQYREHGALVARGLPWEYLLYWMGHEDGNAALADIDVFPLNISIASHLPHAVGWAWAAKLNGDERVSVVHFGDGSTSEGDFHEALNFAGVFDTPNVFFCNNNQWAISIPRERQTASATIAQKASAYGFEGVQVDGMDPLATYVVTDAARKKALDADGDRLRPTLIEAVQYRYGAHTTADDPSVYRDDEAVEQWRERDPIDRFESYLRTEGVLDDDRIEAIETEIEDTLETLVDRAEGVVGDPSEMFEYTYAEPTPRLEDQRESLAELRERHGDDALLEDE; from the coding sequence ATGTCAGGAGACGTCCTCGAGCGCGAACTGTTCGATCGAGCGCCGGACGATCGGATTCGGGTCCTCGACGCCGACGGGACCGTCGTCGCCCCCGAGCTGGAGCCGGCCCTCGAGGCGGAGACGCTGCGGTCGATGTACCGGGACATGCGGTTCTCGCGGCGATTCGACGAGCGGATGATCAGTCTCCAGCGGCAGGGCCGGCTCGGAACGTACTCCTCGCTGGCGGGTCAGGAGGGGTCCCAGATCGGGTCGACGTACGCGCTGGCCGACGACGACGTGCTCTCCTTTCAGTACCGGGAACACGGCGCGCTGGTCGCGCGGGGACTCCCCTGGGAGTATCTGCTCTACTGGATGGGCCACGAGGATGGCAACGCCGCGCTGGCCGACATCGACGTCTTCCCGCTGAACATCTCGATCGCCAGCCACCTCCCCCACGCGGTCGGCTGGGCGTGGGCGGCGAAGTTGAACGGCGACGAGCGCGTGAGCGTCGTCCACTTCGGCGACGGTTCGACCTCCGAGGGGGACTTCCACGAGGCGTTGAACTTCGCGGGCGTCTTCGACACGCCGAACGTTTTCTTCTGTAACAACAATCAGTGGGCCATCTCGATCCCGCGAGAACGGCAGACCGCGAGCGCGACCATCGCACAGAAGGCGAGCGCCTACGGCTTCGAGGGCGTCCAGGTCGACGGCATGGACCCGCTCGCGACCTACGTCGTCACGGACGCGGCCCGAAAGAAGGCCCTCGATGCCGACGGCGACAGGTTGCGGCCGACGCTGATCGAGGCGGTCCAGTACCGCTACGGTGCGCACACGACGGCGGACGACCCCAGCGTCTATCGGGACGACGAGGCGGTCGAGCAGTGGCGAGAGCGAGACCCCATCGACCGCTTCGAGTCCTATCTGCGAACCGAGGGCGTCCTCGACGACGACCGGATCGAGGCGATCGAGACCGAGATCGAGGACACGCTCGAGACGCTGGTCGACCGCGCCGAGGGCGTCGTAGGCGATCCCAGCGAGATGTTCGAGTACACGTACGCCGAGCCGACCCCGCGACTCGAGGACCAGCGCGAGTCCCTCGCCGAGTTGCGGGAGCGCCACGGCGACGACGCGTTACTCGAGGACGAGTGA
- a CDS encoding DUF7344 domain-containing protein, which produces MNGFLFEVLAAEQRRRILFALVDHSSDDESPVSVDEPPDATGGDTTAHIKRYHVHLPKLDDYGFIEWDRRTNTVRPGNRFAEVRPILELCREREDELSVT; this is translated from the coding sequence ATGAATGGATTCTTATTCGAGGTGTTGGCGGCCGAACAACGGCGACGCATCCTGTTCGCGCTCGTCGATCACAGTTCAGACGACGAGTCGCCGGTCTCCGTCGATGAGCCGCCGGATGCGACCGGCGGTGATACTACGGCCCACATCAAACGGTACCACGTCCACCTCCCCAAACTAGACGACTACGGCTTTATCGAGTGGGATCGGCGCACCAACACTGTGAGACCGGGGAACCGTTTCGCGGAAGTGAGACCGATTCTGGAACTGTGTCGCGAGCGAGAAGACGAGCTCTCGGTTACGTGA